In Pyrus communis chromosome 8, drPyrComm1.1, whole genome shotgun sequence, one genomic interval encodes:
- the LOC137742349 gene encoding TPR repeat-containing thioredoxin TTL1: protein MSHSGKPISEQLGLDSLNDRFRDSLSCEANKPDFRELDLGSPVSPLRTRLSGGIATATSSSSSSSGSVSGRNGPNQVARRADSTPNNHSGELSGSSESSPTAAESVRSAGNARSFKPGNTRADSGSTHPHIYSGQSSVSSPPPSVLPTGNICPSGKILKTGMVPNRSSRTDVLGSGTGNYGHGSIMRGGQAAKGGGTEAASSLSSRASAVSSRGSGGGGDLLKRTMVSVDPEELKRAGNEKYRRGHFAEALSLYDRAIALSPANAAYRSNRAAALTGLGRLTEAVRECEEAVRLDPNYGRAHQRLGSLFLRLGQVENSRRHLSFPGLQPDPAELQKLQAVEKYLKKCTDSRRVGDWKSVLRECESTIASGADSSPQLSMCRAEALLKLHQIDDAESVILTTPRLDTHSNLSQSKFFGMLSEAYTNFVLAQIELAFGRFENAVTAAEKAAQIDPRNIEAAVLLSNVRLVMRARARGNDLFKSERFTEACAAYGEGLRLDPSNSVLYCNRAACWFKLGMWERSLEDCNQALCIIPNYTKALLRRAASNSKLERWVEAVKDYEVLRRLLPDDNEVAESLFHAQVALKKSRGEEVSNIKFGGEVDEILGLEQFRAAISLPGVSVVHFKAASDLQCKQISPFLDTLCGRYPSMNFLKVDIEENVAVANTENVRIVPTFKIYKNGSRVKEMVRPSHDMLEHSVRHYSF, encoded by the exons ATGTCGCATTCCGGGAAGCCCATTTCGGAGCAGCTCGGCCTCGACTCGCTCAACGATCGATTCCGTGACTCGCTGAGTTGCGAAGCCAACAAGCCCGATTTCCGGGAACTCGATCTGGGTTCGCCCGTTTCGCCTCTTCGGACTCGCCTGAGCGGCGGCATCGCCACTGCTACAAGTAGTAGCTCCAGCTCCTCAGGATCGGTTTCCGGCCGAAATGGGCCCAACCAAGTTGCCAGAAGGGCCGATTCAACCCCTAACAACCACTCCGGCGAGCTATCCGGCTCTAGCGAGAGCAGTCCCACCGCCGCCGAAAGCGTCCGATCCGCCGGAAACGCTCGCAGTTTCAAACCGGGTAATACAAGAGCCGATTCGGGTTCCACCCACCCGCATATATACTCGGGTCAGAGCTCCGTGAGCTCTCCGCCGCCCAGTGTTTTGCCCACTGGGAACATATGCCCATCTGGGAAAATCTTAAAAACGGGTATGGTTCCGAACCGGAGCTCCAGAACCGACGTTTTGGGTTCGGGTACGGGGAATTACGGTCATGGGAGCATAATGCGGGGCGGTCAGGCTGCTAAAGGCGGTGGCACTGAAGCGGCGAGTTCCTTGAGTTCGAGGGCGAGCGCCGTGAGTTCGAGGGGTAGCGGCGGTGGCGGGGACTTGTTGAAGCGAACAATGGTGAGTGTGGATCCCGAGGAGTTGAAGAGAGCTGGGAATGAGAAGTACAGAAGAGGCCATTTTGCAGAGGCTTTGAGCTTGTACGATCGGGCAATTGCATTGTCTCCGGCCAATGCTGCCTACCGGAGCAACCGGGCGGCGGCATTGACGGGTTTAGGACGTCTGACGGAGGCGGTGAGGGAATGCGAGGAGGCGGTGAGGTTGGATCCCAATTATGGCAGAGCTCACCAGCGTTTGGGGTCTTTGTTTCTTAG GTTAGGGCAGGTCGAGAATTCCAGGAGGCACCTTTCTTTTCCAGGGCTGCAGCCAGATCCAGCTGAGTTACAGAAATTGCAGGCAGTAGAGAAGTATCTAAAAAAATGTACAGATTCCCGTCGTGTAGGAGATTGGAAAAGTGTATTGAGGGAATGCGAATCTACCATTGCTTCTGGAGCTGACTCTTCTCCTCAG CTCTCTATGTGTAGAGCGGAAGCACTTTTGAAGCTCCACCAAATTGATGATGCTGAATCAGTCATattgactacacctagattaGACACTCATTCCAACCTTTCACAATCTAAGTTCTTTGGGATGCTTTCTGAAGCTTACACTAACTTTGTCTTGGCCCAAATTGAATTGGCATTTGGAAG GTTTGAGAATGCAGTTACTGCAGCTGAGAAAGCAGCGCAGATTGATCCCCGAAACATTGAAGCTGCAGTGCTGCTGAGTAATGTGCGCTTGGTTATGAGAGCTCGTGCCCGGGGTAATGATCTCTTCAAGTCTGAAAGGTTCACAGAAGCTTGTGCAGCATATGGAGAAGGTCTGAGGCTCGATCCTTCAAACTCTGTTCTCTATTGCAATAGAGCAGCCTGTTGGTTTAAACTTGGGATGTGGGAGCGTTCCCTTGAAGACTGCAACCAAGCCCTATGTATTATACCCAATTATACAAAAGCCCTTCTCCGACGGGCTGCCTCAAACAGCAAG CTAGAAAGATGGGTAGAGGCTGTAAAAGATTATGAGGTCTTGAGGAGGTTGCTTCCTGACGACAATGAAGTTGCTGAATCTTTGTTTCATGCTCAAGTTGCATTAAAAAAATCCCGTGGGGAAGAAGTTTCTAATATAAAGTTTGGCGGTGAAGTGGACGAAATACTAGGTCTTGAGCAGTTCAGAGCTGCGATATCTTTACCGG GTGTCTCTGTGGTCCATTTCAAAGCAGCCTCTGATTTGCAATGCAAGCAAATATCACCTTTTCTGGACACGCTTTGTGGTCGCTACCCATCCATGAATTTCCTCAAG GTTGACATTGAAGAAAACGTAGCAGTTGCGAACACCGAAAATGTGAGGATTGTACCAACATTCAAGATTTACAAAAATGGTAGCCGAGTGAAGGAAATGGTGCGCCCCAGTCACGATATGTTGGAACACTCGGTCAGGCATTATAGCTTTTAG